A segment of the Aridibaculum aurantiacum genome:
TAGTAAGCTATAGTTTCATCATTGGTTGATTTGAGTAGATTAAGATAGCAGTAAGTAAACTACGATGCATGCGCTAAACTATTTTGAGATATACTAAGAAAGCTTTCCAATTCAAGTACTTAAAAAAAATCCTTAGACAAATGGAAAAAAACTTTGACTGTTCTTTCCATATTGTTACAAAGATTTATGTGTGCGGGGTAAAAATTCTACTATTCCTCAAGCAGTAGAAATCCTTCCACAACAGCCGCTGCAGGAAGATATATGCAATTAGAAGCTGTTTTAGCCACAAGAGCAACTAAGTATGCAGGATAAGCATAATTCGTAGCCTTAGAGGATGTTTTTGAAGCTAAAGAAGACGAAATTCAGTAGGAGAAGTGTATCAGAAAGATGGACCTGGTATAAAAAGAGAAGAGGCTCAAAGAATTGAGCCTCCTTTTCAACCCTAAACCCTTAAAAAACATTTTAAATAACGATAAAACCGTGCCAGTTTTTTAAAACTGTAAGAATTATTTTTACCGGAACACAAACATCATATATGAACATTGTAACTGTACTACTGTCGCTGCTGGGAGTTATGTACTTATTGTCCTGCAAACAGAAACCTTCTATTAGTACAGCAGTTGGTGATAGTTTGTTATGGGAGGTTAGCGGTAACGGCCTGAAACAACCTTCTTATTTTTTAGGAACCATGCACATGATGTGTGCTGAAGATGCACGTTTGAGTGAGAGCACCAAGTCCATCATTGAATATGTAAAGCATGTATACCTGGAAGTAGACCTTGACAATGCAGGCGAACTTTTATCAGCAGCACTGGAGCTAACTAATAAGAGCCAGGATGAGCTGACTACTGTTCTTTCAGCCAGCGAATACGATAGGGTACGGACGTTCTTCGAATTTCATCAGCCGCAAATGCCATTTGCGGTACTAGAGAAACAGCATCCACTAATGCTTGCATCAAGCCTGTACGAACTTTTCCTCACTTGCGAAAAGAAGAATGGGGTGGAGTTAGTATTGGTAGAGGAGGCATCACGGCAGAATAAAGAGATCAAAGGTTTGGAAACAATGGCTTTCCAGGCATCCATCTTCCATGCAATACCTTATGAAGAACAAGCTAAAGAACTGGTGAAAGCCATTGACAGCATTCCACAGCAAAAGAAGTTGATGGATGAAATGGTCAGCATATACAAGCAACAGGATATTAATAAACTGTATGAGCTAACCACCCGTGAAGAAGCAGGTACTGCTGCATATACCGATGTATTGCTTCACGACCGCAATAAGAACTGGGTTAAACAATTTGATACTATTGCTTCCAAACATTCAACACTCTTTGCTGTTGGGGCAGGTCACTTAGGCGGGCCTATGGGAGTGGTAGAATTATTAAGGAAAAAAGGGTATTCGCTCAGGCCGCTTAAGAACAATTAATGTGCAGGTGGTTTCACCTAAACTTAACACCAATTCTCCTAAATCCGACTATTTTCGCTGCAACATTCTTTGATTATTAAATAGTTAGGTACACCATTGGCATGGTGTTCATTGCATTGTATAAATATGGCAGAAGAAAAAAAGAACCCCATATTGAGGATTCCTGTGGGTAGACTACTGGATGTGCTCAGGCTTAAAAAGAAAGAGATTACTGCTATTTACTTTTTTGCGCTTATTTATGGTTTGCTACAGCTCACGCTTCCATTGGGTATACAGGCAATTGTAAATTTTATACAAGCATATACTTTCAGTACCAGTTTATGGTTACTCATAGTTTTGGTGATAATAGGTGTAGCTATCAGTGGCGGTTTGCAGGTTACACAGATGAAGATCATTGAACGTGTAAACCAAAAGATCTTCACGCGTTTTGCTTTAGAATATACGCATCACATTCCACGGCTGGATATACAAAGTGTAGATAAATACTACTTGCCCGAATTGGTGAACCGTTTCTTTGATACGGTAAGCTTGCAGAAAGGACTAACCAAACTATTTCTCGATCTGCCGGTTGCTTCTATCCAGATCATCTTCGGATTAGTTCTGCTTTCTTTTTATAGTCCCATATTTATTGTGTTCGGCCTGCTGCTATTAGGCGTACTTGTATTGCTTATGATATTAACCAGTGCAAGAGGCTTACGCACCAGCCTTGAGGAAAGTGAGTATAAATATGGT
Coding sequences within it:
- a CDS encoding TraB/GumN family protein — protein: MNIVTVLLSLLGVMYLLSCKQKPSISTAVGDSLLWEVSGNGLKQPSYFLGTMHMMCAEDARLSESTKSIIEYVKHVYLEVDLDNAGELLSAALELTNKSQDELTTVLSASEYDRVRTFFEFHQPQMPFAVLEKQHPLMLASSLYELFLTCEKKNGVELVLVEEASRQNKEIKGLETMAFQASIFHAIPYEEQAKELVKAIDSIPQQKKLMDEMVSIYKQQDINKLYELTTREEAGTAAYTDVLLHDRNKNWVKQFDTIASKHSTLFAVGAGHLGGPMGVVELLRKKGYSLRPLKNN